From Anser cygnoides isolate HZ-2024a breed goose chromosome 31, Taihu_goose_T2T_genome, whole genome shotgun sequence:
ACCTTCTGGACGGTGCTGCAAGAACCTCAGAAGAAGATGTTATCGATGCACAGCATTTGACATGCAagaagcagcccagcagggTGAAACGGAGAAGGGACGGGATGCAGAGCTCGTGCCTCATGCCCAACATCACCTCCAAAGGTACGGGCACCCCCGGCACCGCGGGAGCGTGGCTGACCCACGTTTGGGGCTTTCTGTGGGGGGGACCCGGCTCTGCGGGGGGTCTCTTTTTGGGGTCGGAGATGCGACGGCTCTTTTCATACTGCGGGTCTTGGGGTGATGGAAGGGTGGTAGCCACGGGAAGCGGTGCGTGacctgcttttctttgccttgcaGAGCGAATATCTGTCTGGGATGCAGTGTCCGTCTATATCCAAGAACACCTCCAGCTGCGCCAGGTGGGTTGGCAGCCAAGTCCCCCTCGTTCCCCTCTTCAGAAGCGGGAAACTCACCCTAAAAGTCCCTACCCAGGGACCCACTGATCCCAGTCGCTGGAAGCCCCTGGAtcccctcagcctggctcccaAGAGCGGGAAGGGCACAGCAGGACCCAAACCACCGTCCCTGGATGAGGCCACCTCCAGCTGATCCTTAAGCTTCGTCCCTTCTGTTCTCTTCCGCTTGCAGGGTGTCCGAATTCCTGCCCTCGGCTCCTTCGACGTTGTCCCCAGATGGGTCAAGGATGGGAACAAGACTGTGATTTTCCTGATGCCCACGTTCCGCCTGGCCAGGAATCTTGTCATCACCCACAACCTCACGGACGACAAGGAGTACCTGCCAGGTAAGACGTCGGGTTAATCCCTTGCTGCCTGGATGATCCCCTCCCTGGATTTCAGATgcttcccaaaaaaaaagcaaagcgtCCCCTGCACGGAGCAGGTCCCAAAGCAAAGCCTTTCTGGCTGATGACTGCAAGGAGCAGCACCTGGGAAACACGCGGGGAAGGGCTGCTGGTGACTGACTGCATCCGTCTCGTGTCGTTTTCCAGGCCATAAGGAGCTGGAGCCCCTCAAAGTGGCTGAGGTGGCCGCCAACGCCTGCATGTCCCAGCAGAGAGCGGAGAACTGCATGCGAGGCACCACGTCCCTCATCTCtcgctgcctggggaagggggagaacaTCGCCCTCGTCCTGAAGGACGTGGGGGTGCCCTCGGCCCACCAAGACCTCTTGGGTTGGAGCTCTCGGCCAACCTCTTCCTCTTGGGGTGGCCAACCAAGCCGAGCCCtgggctcctccaccaccaagTGCCTTGGCCAGGCAGAGGACATTTGCCATCTCCATGCTCCTCCATTGCAGATCCCCCACCTAATGGACATGGTGGGATCTGATGGGGCAGACGGAGGAATTCAGACAACGTCTGCTTCCCATCGAGGCCTGGACCTCTTTGCTGGGCGAGCCCATTTCCCAGAACGGTCCTTGGGGACAGGGCCTTTATGGCCCTGTGAAAAGGGGTGATTGTGGCGTGCCCTGGGTCACGCTGATGTCTTCTTTTGCCAGGTTTGAAATGGAGATCCTGCATAAAACACCGTCCCAGGAGCATCAGAAGGCCCGGagcaaggagaagaagaaagaaggggcTTTGCCTCTTCTCGGCCAAGTTGGGAGagacaaagcagctgctggctcctctcttcacccagcccagcagggtGAAAGGGAGAAGCCGGGGGAGGCTCCCTGCAGGTGAGGCTGGAGGCTCCGGACGGGGGGGATGAGGCCACCAGGAGCCCCCCCGATTTCAGGGCTGCAGCATCAAGTGCTGCATGGGGGTACAGGATGCGGCCCCAAAACCATCGTggcttctttgttcttttgtcaGGCTGCCGGTGATCCCGGGGCTGCCTCCTCGCAAGGAGAGAAAATCAGCGCCCAAATGTAAGGCGGGACGAGCAAAGACAGACGGAGCCTtgaggcagagagcaggaggaggagcggggaaaTTTCCTCCCTGTGAGGGAGAAAAGCTGATGACAACGGAAAGAAAGCTCCCCCAGCCTCGAGGCCCCACAGCGCTGTCGTTTCCCGTGATCAGCGTGTTATCAGCAGCGAGCTCAGAGGCCAGCCTCCCTGAGGAATCCGCCTACAAGatcttcaggctgcagccaccaggaGACGAGGCGGAAGAACTGTTAAAAACGAGGCCCGAGACCTTCTGGACGGTGCTGCAAGAACCTCAGAAGAAGATGTTATCGATGCACAGCACCAAGAGCACCCACCCGCTGCCACCCGTGCCCAGACCACCAACGTCAGCCCGACCCGAAGCACCGAAAACCAGGCCGGGGTTCTCCATTTTGTGGCCCTGGCCACACTAAAACCCGGGCTTTGATCGCCCGGAATAGCAAGGAGGCCATCAGAGGTGGCAAAAGAGGTGCGTGATCCACATCGGCATCATTCTGGGGGGCTCGGTCCTTGTAGGAAAGCAGTTATGGGCTCAGTGGGGTCTCTGGAAAGAGATCTGTTTTGAGCCAGGGGTTGGCTCAGTCCAGCCCAAACCCTTTGGCTCCTCCATCGCTAGACTCCAGTCCttcaatttctcttctgttgccACGCAGACAACAGCAGGCGCCATTTTTCAGGGTTTGAAAGGCCTAAAAAAGCTCTTTGGCCATAGAGGAGAGGGTTTCtttgcagctgggtgctgctttTGAAGCGTTTTTTGGAAGAGCAAGGCTTTTTTTGGGTGGGCCTGTCAGAGTTTAGGGGCAAAACCCTGCTGATGGCCAGGGTCTGGTGATGGGGTAaatatgagggaaaaaatgagggaaatggGTGCCCTGAGCTCGGTGTCAGGACCTGAAGTCATCCATGGGATGTGTGTGTGAGGGTAAAGaaggctaaaaaaataaaaaaactgtaatcttgtctctgtttttttgcAGATATCCATCTTTCTTCCTGACACAATGGCCTCAGGAGGGAGGTGGAGGAAAACACGATGGAGTCACAAAAAGCTGATGAGTTTTCTTGACGAGGCTCGCTCGTTAGGATGGGGGCGAAGGCTGTTTTCCAGCCAGGTCCGAAGTCTCCGAAAGCATCGCAGCATCCCTTGGGAAGCAGGGCCCAAGGCAGCGGTGGGGGCCCTGACACCCACATGCCTGTACCACCACCCTGAGGCTCTGTCCTCAGGCCAGCATGGGGCAGGTTGGCCTCGTTTCGGAGGAGAAATGGGTCGTGTCCCCCCCCTGGCAGGGTGAGTTGCCTCATTTTTGGCGCTAAAACCCCCaattttgggggcctaatgcctcttTTTGGGTGCtgaaacccccagttttgggggcctaatgtCTCACATGAGAGGCTTGATCCCCCacttttgggggcctaatgcctcattttgggggctaaaatccccagttttgggggcctaatgtCTCATTTtcgggccaaaatccccagttttgggggcctaatgcctcattttcggggctaaaacccccagttttgggggcctaatgcctcctTTTGGGGGCTCAGCCCCGTAGTTTTAGGGCCCGGAGGCTCCATTTGGGATCTTGTCATTTTTCGGATAAAACCTCCCATTTTAGGCTCCAAAGCGTCATTCGTATGGCTGAAAGCTGCATTACTGAGTCCAGAGCCTCCCTTCTAAGCTGCAAACGGCATTTTTCATGTCCGGATCCTCAATTTTAGGGCCcaaagcctcattttgggggtTGAAACCTCCATTCTTAGGCCCAAACATTCATTTAGTGGCCTAAAGACTCACTTTTAGCATTCAAAGCCCCATTTTCAGGCTCCAAACCCTCACTGTCGGTGACGAAAGCCTTGTTTTACAGCTCCCAGCTTCATATTTAGGATCCGGTGCCTAATTCTTGGCTACAAACCCCCATTTGGAGGGACTAAAACCTACATTTCCAGTGTCAAAAGCCTCATTTTTGGGGCCCAAACCCTCTCTTTAGAGGCCAGAGCCGCATTTGAAGAATGAAGCCTTCAATACAGGCCACCAATCGTTATTTTAGGGCCCAACCCTAAGCCAGAGGCGGAGAgtaggaggaggagcggggaaaTTTCCTCCCTGTGAGGGAGAAAAGCTGATGACAACGGAAAGAAAGCTCCCCCGGCCTCGAGGCCCCACAGCGCTGTCGTTTCCCGTGATCAGCGTGTTATCAGCAGCGAGCTCAGAGGCCAGCCTCCCTGAGGAATCCGCCTACAAGatcttcaggctgcagccaccaggaGACGAGGCGGAAGAACTGTTAAAAACGAGGCCCGAGACCTTCTGGAGGGTGCTGCAAGAACCTCAGAAGAAGATGTTATCGATGCACAGCATTTGACATGCAagaagcagcccagcagggTGAAACGGAGAAGGGACGGGATGCAGAGCTCGTGCCTCATGCCCAACATCACCTCCAAAGGTACGGGCACCCCCGGCACCGCGGGAGCGTGGCTGACCCACGTTTGGGGCTTTCTGTGGGGGGGACCCGGCTCTGCGGGGGGTCTCTTTTTGGGGTCGGAGATGCGACGGCTCTTTTCATACTGCGGGTCTTGGGGTGATGGAAGGGTGGTAGCCACGGGAAGCGGTGCGTGacctgcttttctttgccttgcaGAGCGAATATCTGTCTGGGATGCAGTGTCCGTCTATAGCCAAGAACACCTCCAGCTGCGCCAGGTGGGTTGGCAGCCACGTCCCCCTCGTTCCCCTCTTCAGAAGCGGGGAACTCACCCCAAAAGTCCCTACCCAGGGACCCACTGATCCCAGTCGCTGGAAGCCCCTGGAtcccctcagcctggctcccaAGAGCGGGAAGGGCACAGCAGGACCCAAACCACCGTCCCTGGATGAGGCCACCTCCAGCTGATCCTTAACCATTGGCCCTTCTGTTCTCTTCCGCTTGCAGGGTGTCCGAATTCCTGCCCTCGGCTCCTTCGACGTTGTCCCCAGATGGGTCAAGGATGGGAACGAGACTGTGATTTTCCTGATGCCCACGTTCCGCCTGGCCAGGAATCTTGTCATCACCCACAACCTCACGGACGACAAGGAGTACCTGCCAGGTAAGACGTCGGGTTAATCCCTTGCTGCCTGGATGATCCCCTCCCTGGATTTCAGATgcttcccaaaaaaaaagcaaagcgtCCCCTGCACGGAGCAGGTCCCAAAGCAAAGCCTTTCTGGCTGATGACTGCAAGGAGCAGCACCTGGGAAACACGCGGGGAAGGGCTGCTGGTGACTGACTCCATCCGTCTCGTGTCATTTTCCAGGCCATAAGGAGCTGGAGCCCCTCAAAGTGGCTGAGGTGGCCGCCAACGCCTGCATGTCCCAGCAGAGAGCGGAGAACTGCATGCGAGGCACCACGTCCCTCATCTCtcgctgcctggggaagggggagaacaTCGCCCTCGTCCTGAAGGACGTGGGGGTGCCCTCGGCCCACCAAGACCTCTTGGGTTGGAGCTCTCGGCCAACCTCTTCCTCTTGGGGTGGCCAACCAAGCCGAGCCCtgggctcctccaccaccaagTGCCTTGGCCAGGCAGAGGACATTTGCCATCTCCATGCTCCTCCATTGCAGATCCCCCACCTAATGGACATGGTGGGATCTGATGGGGCAGACGGAGGAATTCAGACAACGTCTGCTTCCCATCGAGGCCTGGACCTCTTTGCTGGGCGAGCCCATTTCCCAGAACGGTCCTTGGGGACAGGGCCTTTATGGCCCTGTGAAAAGGGGTGATTGTGGCGTGCCCTGGGTCACGCTGATGTCTTCTTTTGCCAGGTTTGAAATGGAGATCCTGCATAAAACACCGTCCCAGGAGCATCAGAAGGCCCGGagcaaggagaagaagaaagaaggggcTTTGCCTCTTCTCGGCCAAGTTGGGAGagacaaagcagctgctggctcctctcttcacccagcccagcagggtGAAAGGGAGAAGCTGGGGGAGGCTCCCTGCAGGTGAGGCTGGAGGCTCCGGACGGGGGGGATGAGGCCACCAGGAGCCCCCCCGATTTCAGGGCTGCAGCATCAAGTGCTGCATGGGGGTACAGGATGCGGCCCCAAAACCATCGTggcttctttgttcttttgtcaGGCTGCCGGTGATCCCGGGGCTGCCTCCTCGCAAGGAGAGAAAATCAGCGCCCAAAGGCAAGGCGGGACGAGCAAAGACAGACGGAGCCTtgaggcagagagcaggaggaggagcggggaaaTTTCCTCCCTGTGAGGGAGAAAAGCTGATGACAACGGAAAGAAAGCTCCCCCGGCCTCGAGGCCCCACAGCGCTGTCGTTTCCCGTGATCAGCGTGTTATCAGCAGCGAGCTCAGAGGCCAGCCTCCCTGAGGAATCCGCCTACAAGatcttcaggctgcagccaccaggaGACGAGGCGGAAGAACTGTTAAAAACGAGGCCCGAGACCTTCTGGAGGGTGCTGCAAGAACCTCAGAAGAAGATGTTATCGATGCACAGCACCAAGAGCACCCACCCGCTGCCACCCGTGCCCAGACCACCAACGTCAGCCCGACCCGAAGCACCGAAAACCAGGCCGGGGTTCTCCATTTTGTGGCCCTGGCCACACTAAAACCCGGGCTTTGATCGCCCGGAATAGCAAGGAGGCCATCAGAGGTGGCAAAAGAGGTGCGTGATCCACATCGGCATCATTCTGGGGGGCTCGGTCCTTGTAGGAAAGCAGTTATGGGCTCAGTGGGGTCTCTGGAAAGAGATCTGTTTTGAGCCAGGGGTTGGCTCAGTCCAGCCCAAACCCTTTGGCTCCTCCATCGCTAGACTCCAGTCCttcaatttctcttctgttgccACGCAGACAACAGCAGGCGCCATTTTTCAGGGTTTGAAAGGCCTAAAAAAGCTCTTTGGCCATAGAGGAGAGGGTTTCtttgcagctgggtgctgctttTGAAGCGTTTTTTGGAAGAGCAAGGCTTTTTTTGGGTGGGCCTGTCAGAGTTTAGGGGCAAAACCCTGCTGATGGCCAGGGTCTGGTGATGGGGTAaatatgagggaaaaaatgagggaaatggGTGCCCTGAGCTCGGTGTCAGGACCTGAAGTCATCCATGGGATGTGTGTGTGAGGGTAAAGaaggctaaaaaaataaaaaaactgtaatcttgtctctgtttttttgcAGATATCCATCTTTCTTCCTCACACAATGGCCTCaggaaggaggtggaggaaaaCACGATGGAGTCACAAAAGgctgttgtgtggttttttaCGAGGCTCGCTCGTTAGGATGGGGGCGAAGGCTGTTTTCCAGCCAGGTCCGAAGTCTCTGAAAGCATCGCAGCATCCCTTGGGAAGCAGGGCCCAAGGCAGCGGTGGGGGCCCTGACACCCACATGCCTGTACCACCACCCTGAGGCTCTGTCCTCAGGCCAGCATGGGGCAGGTTGGCCTCGTTTCGGAGGAGAAATGggtcgtgtccccccccggcagggTGAGTTGCCTCATTTTTGGCGCTAAAACCCCCaattttgggggcctaatgcctcttTTTGGGTGCTGAAACCCCCAGTTTTGAGGGCCTAATGTCTCACATGAGAGGCTTGATCCCCCacttttgggggcctaatgcctcattttgggggctaaaatccccagttttgggggcctaatgcctcattttcgcca
This genomic window contains:
- the LOC136787927 gene encoding coiled-coil domain-containing protein 81-like isoform X1 → MQSSCLMPNITSKERISVWDAVSVYIQEHLQLRQGVRIPALGSFDVVPRWVKDGNKTVIFLMPTFRLARNLVITHNLTDDKEYLPGHKELEPLKVAEVAANACMSQQRAENCMRGTTSLISRCLGKGENIALVLKDVGVPSAHQDLLGWSSRPTSSSWGGQPSRALGSSTTKCLGQAEDICHLHAPPLQIPHLMDMVGSDGADGGIQTTSASHRGLDLFAGRAHFPERSLGTGPLWPCEKG
- the LOC136787926 gene encoding coiled-coil domain-containing protein 81-like, coding for MQSSCLMPNITSKERISVWDAVSVYSQEHLQLRQGVRIPALGSFDVVPRWVKDGNETVIFLMPTFRLARNLVITHNLTDDKEYLPGHKELEPLKVAEVAANACMSQQRAENCMRGTTSLISRCLGKGENIALVLKDVGVPSAHQDLLGWSSRPTSSSWGGQPSRALGSSTTKCLGQAEDICHLHAPPLQIPHLMDMVGSDGADGGIQTTSASHRGLDLFAGRAHFPERSLGTGPLWPCEKG
- the LOC136787927 gene encoding coiled-coil domain-containing protein 81-like isoform X2, encoding MQSSCLMPNITSKERISVWDAVSVYIQEHLQLRQGVRIPALGSFDVVPRWVKDGNKTVIFLMPTFRLARNLVITHNLTDDKEYLPGHKELEPLKVAEVAANACMSQQRAENCMRGLKWRSCIKHRPRSIRRPGARRRRKKGLCLFSAKLGETKQLLAPLFTQPSRVKGRSRGRLPAGCR